From a region of the Hymenobacter jejuensis genome:
- a CDS encoding ZIP family metal transporter yields the protein MHFPTWALAGFWGLVSGSALMLGAAIGYYAHVSQRLIAAVMAFGSGVLISTLSLELMEDAYRKGGFDSAAYGFFGGAAVYTLANWILSHAGAKHRKRSGTQQHEERQKTKSSDDKSAASSDKDNSMAIALGALLDGIPESIVIGLSLLAGGTVSTVAVVAIFLSNLPEGLSSAAGMRKAGRSPGFVLALWTGIAVISGIASLAGYSIFSHFSPDVIAVTTAVAAGAVLAMIADTMIPEAFEVAHNFTGLITVIGFLVAFYLSKMGD from the coding sequence ATGCATTTTCCGACTTGGGCTCTCGCGGGCTTTTGGGGCCTAGTTTCAGGCTCTGCCCTCATGCTGGGGGCCGCTATTGGCTACTACGCCCACGTATCGCAGCGGCTGATTGCGGCCGTAATGGCCTTTGGCAGTGGCGTTTTGATTTCGACTTTGTCGCTAGAGCTTATGGAAGACGCCTACCGTAAAGGTGGCTTCGATTCGGCGGCGTATGGTTTTTTTGGGGGTGCAGCGGTGTACACGCTCGCCAATTGGATTTTGTCGCACGCCGGTGCCAAGCACCGCAAGCGCTCGGGCACGCAACAGCACGAAGAGCGGCAGAAAACCAAATCATCCGACGACAAATCAGCCGCCAGTTCCGATAAAGACAACAGCATGGCCATTGCGTTGGGCGCGCTGCTCGACGGCATTCCGGAGAGCATCGTTATTGGGCTGAGCTTGCTGGCCGGCGGCACCGTAAGCACCGTGGCAGTGGTCGCTATTTTCTTATCCAACCTGCCCGAAGGCTTGTCTAGCGCCGCGGGCATGCGCAAGGCCGGCCGCTCGCCGGGTTTTGTGCTGGCTTTATGGACGGGCATTGCCGTTATTTCGGGCATTGCGTCGTTGGCGGGATATTCCATTTTCAGCCATTTCTCGCCCGATGTAATAGCCGTCACCACGGCCGTAGCCGCCGGAGCGGTGCTGGCCATGATTGCCGACACCATGATTCCGGAGGCTTTCGAGGTAGCCCATAATTTTACGGGCCTTATCACCGTAATTGGCTTTCTAGTAGCCTTTTACCTCAGCAAGATGGGCGACTAA
- a CDS encoding TrmH family RNA methyltransferase yields the protein MPADPITSPQNPRIKNLLRLQQKPAERRQQDLTIIEGYRELTIAHQAGIEVKALFLCPDLATPTQQHDLQQLLGPAVVQFEVSKAVFERVAYREGSDGVLALARPPHRRLADLKLPANPLLLILEAVEKPGNLGAVLRTADAARVDAVIVCDPRTDLYNPNAIRASIGCVFTNQLVAASTDEVLVWLRQHGIRSFATTPAAEKLYTDMDFRVPSAIVMGTEATGLSDHWLQAADERIKIPMAGYIDSLNVSTCTAIMTFEAVRQRGK from the coding sequence ATGCCTGCCGATCCGATTACCAGCCCGCAGAATCCGCGCATCAAAAACCTGTTGCGCCTGCAGCAAAAGCCTGCCGAACGCCGCCAGCAAGACCTGACCATCATCGAGGGCTACCGCGAGCTGACCATTGCCCACCAGGCGGGCATCGAGGTAAAAGCGCTGTTTCTGTGCCCTGATCTTGCAACGCCCACGCAACAGCATGACTTGCAGCAACTTCTGGGGCCGGCGGTAGTGCAATTTGAAGTGTCGAAAGCCGTATTTGAGCGCGTGGCGTACCGCGAAGGATCTGATGGTGTGCTGGCGCTGGCGCGCCCGCCGCACCGCCGCTTAGCCGACTTAAAGCTGCCCGCAAACCCTTTGCTGCTTATTCTGGAAGCCGTCGAAAAGCCTGGCAACCTAGGCGCCGTGTTGCGCACTGCCGATGCTGCCCGCGTCGATGCCGTTATTGTTTGCGATCCGCGTACCGATCTCTACAACCCCAATGCCATTCGGGCCAGCATTGGCTGCGTGTTTACCAACCAATTGGTAGCCGCTTCCACCGACGAGGTATTGGTGTGGCTGCGGCAACACGGCATCCGGAGCTTCGCCACGACGCCCGCCGCTGAAAAGCTTTACACCGACATGGATTTTCGCGTGCCATCGGCCATCGTGATGGGCACCGAAGCCACTGGCCTCAGCGACCACTGGCTGCAAGCGGCCGACGAGCGCATCAAAATCCCGATGGCCGGCTACATCGATTCGCTCAACGTCAGTACCTGCACCGCCATCATGACCTTCGAGGCCGTGCGCCAACGCGGAAAATAA
- the nagA gene encoding N-acetylglucosamine-6-phosphate deacetylase, giving the protein MRHALTNCTLYTGTAVLPQHALLLRDERIEAVLPSTDLPADIPRTDAHGLNVAPGLIDLQIYGGGGMLFSVEPTVEVLARLQQAILRQGTTRFLATMPTNSPAMMRAALEAANAFRQQSPYGLLGIHLEGPYINPIKKGAHQAEFIKAPTTSEVTDLLNLSQGALRIMTMAPEVATPEVVQLLREAGVVLSAGHSDATYAQATAGFRQGFTAATHLFNAMSPLGSREPGMVGAVYDAESAHASIIADGQHCDFAAIRISKKIMGERLFLITDAVEESTQGAYRFRRNGERFVDELGTLAGSALTLMQAVQNCVQHVGLPLAESLRMATLYPARVIHQDHELGLLQAHYLADLCLFDDAFAVKGTMLQGDLQWH; this is encoded by the coding sequence ATGCGCCACGCTCTTACCAATTGCACCCTGTATACCGGCACCGCGGTGCTGCCTCAGCACGCGCTGCTACTCCGCGACGAACGCATTGAAGCCGTATTGCCCAGCACCGACCTGCCTGCCGACATACCGCGCACCGATGCCCACGGGCTCAACGTAGCTCCCGGCCTGATCGACTTGCAGATTTACGGCGGTGGAGGTATGCTGTTTTCCGTCGAGCCGACTGTGGAAGTACTGGCTCGCTTGCAGCAAGCTATTCTGCGCCAAGGTACTACCCGCTTTCTGGCAACGATGCCCACCAACTCACCCGCCATGATGCGGGCGGCGCTGGAAGCGGCCAACGCCTTTCGCCAACAAAGCCCTTACGGACTGCTGGGCATTCATTTAGAAGGGCCTTACATCAACCCCATCAAAAAAGGCGCGCACCAAGCCGAATTCATTAAGGCGCCAACAACTTCAGAAGTAACTGATTTATTGAATCTTAGCCAAGGTGCACTTCGAATCATGACGATGGCGCCGGAAGTCGCTACGCCGGAAGTAGTGCAGTTATTACGCGAAGCGGGCGTCGTGCTGTCAGCGGGCCATTCTGACGCGACGTATGCCCAGGCTACGGCTGGCTTCCGGCAGGGATTTACGGCGGCTACGCATTTGTTCAACGCCATGTCGCCGTTGGGCAGTCGTGAGCCGGGAATGGTTGGGGCGGTGTACGATGCCGAATCGGCGCACGCCAGCATCATTGCCGACGGCCAGCACTGCGACTTTGCCGCCATTCGCATCAGCAAGAAAATCATGGGCGAACGCCTGTTCCTTATTACCGACGCCGTGGAGGAAAGCACGCAGGGCGCGTACCGGTTTCGGCGCAACGGCGAGCGGTTTGTGGATGAACTCGGCACGCTCGCCGGCTCGGCGCTGACCCTTATGCAAGCCGTGCAAAATTGCGTGCAACACGTAGGGCTCCCGCTAGCCGAAAGCCTGCGCATGGCTACGCTTTATCCGGCACGGGTCATTCATCAAGATCATGAGCTAGGCCTGCTACAAGCCCATTATCTGGCTGACTTATGCCTGTTTGATGACGCGTTCGCGGTGAAAGGCACCATGCTTCAGGGCGATTTGCAGTGGCACTAA
- a CDS encoding DUF167 domain-containing protein translates to MAVLHLKAKPNARQNALQVSEDGAVTVRLKAPAQDGKANACLLSYLADLLAVPKSRLVLVTGHTAPFKKVEIEGFTDADLLTVLTQHRV, encoded by the coding sequence ATGGCGGTTCTGCACCTCAAGGCCAAGCCCAATGCCCGCCAGAACGCCCTGCAAGTATCTGAAGATGGCGCAGTTACGGTACGGCTGAAAGCGCCCGCGCAGGACGGCAAGGCCAATGCCTGTTTGCTGAGCTACTTGGCCGACCTGCTGGCCGTGCCGAAATCGCGGCTTGTGCTGGTAACGGGTCACACCGCCCCTTTCAAGAAAGTAGAAATCGAGGGCTTCACCGACGCAGATCTTCTCACCGTATTGACCCAACATCGCGTATAA
- a CDS encoding TonB-dependent receptor, with amino-acid sequence MYLKLPFFLFLWLTASAAFGQNTCRAIVRDSVTHEALVGATVVVHGTANGASADAKGKVTLENIPEEIVQLDFSSLGYKAKTMRLTLPQAPGESLLVLLAPNANELEEIVVTSTRTNSRIEDLPTRVEVLGAEELEEEGSFKPGNIVSLLGDVASMQVQPTSATTGNADLRIQGLQGKYTQLLRDGLPLFGGYAGSFGILQIPPLDLRQVEIIKGASSTLYGGGAIAGMINLISKEPLQNAPEHVLLLNQSTLCESNANGYFSARHDKVGYTLFVGGTRQQSVDVNHDDFSDVPRLGSVTVHPRFFLYPNDISKVIIGYTSTYEKRQGGDMQVLNDKPDSQHQFFITNVSWRNTVDARYERTTNAERGDQLILKGSASDFRRVARTNTTGLNARQLSYYAEGSYLRRNGSPGHHDVVLGANVTGESFRPRNLADLQLRPYNYVTPGIFVQDDWKLTAAFNLQTGLRIDRHNCYGTFVLPRLSALYKFSARVSSRLGGGLGYKAPSFFVNELDERDFAHVLPFASTVRAEQSAGANWDLNYQLTDGEFSLTINQSFFLTRIQHPLLLNFDPTTGFITFFNAPKPFLTRGFETYVRMREDETELYLGYVFTDARKRYDTTNPYLSLIARHKLAGVGTYEFSEHWRAGLEASYIGKQYLDDGTTTPGYPIMAAMVRYATGPLAFVLNTENLLNYRITRKENIVLGDRTNPTFRQLWAPLEGRVTNLSVTAKF; translated from the coding sequence ATGTATTTAAAATTACCATTTTTTCTGTTTTTGTGGCTTACGGCCTCAGCTGCTTTTGGTCAAAATACTTGCCGCGCCATCGTCCGCGACAGCGTGACGCACGAAGCTCTGGTGGGCGCAACAGTTGTCGTGCACGGCACCGCCAACGGCGCTTCCGCGGATGCAAAAGGCAAGGTGACGCTGGAAAATATACCGGAGGAAATCGTTCAACTCGATTTTTCCTCGTTGGGCTACAAGGCCAAAACGATGCGGCTGACGCTGCCGCAAGCGCCCGGCGAGTCGCTGTTGGTATTGCTCGCTCCCAATGCCAATGAGTTGGAAGAAATCGTGGTGACCAGTACGCGCACCAACTCGCGCATCGAGGATTTGCCGACCCGGGTGGAGGTATTGGGCGCGGAAGAACTCGAAGAGGAAGGCAGTTTCAAACCCGGCAACATCGTGTCGTTGCTCGGCGACGTGGCCAGTATGCAGGTGCAGCCTACCTCGGCCACCACCGGCAACGCCGATTTGCGCATTCAGGGCTTGCAGGGCAAATACACGCAGCTGCTGCGCGACGGTCTGCCGCTGTTTGGCGGCTATGCGGGCAGTTTCGGCATTCTGCAGATTCCGCCGCTGGATTTGCGCCAAGTCGAAATCATCAAGGGCGCCTCGTCGACGCTGTATGGCGGCGGCGCGATCGCGGGCATGATCAACCTAATTTCAAAAGAGCCCCTGCAAAATGCGCCCGAACATGTGCTGTTGCTCAACCAGAGTACCCTGTGCGAGAGTAATGCCAACGGCTATTTTTCCGCTCGCCACGACAAGGTGGGGTACACGCTATTTGTAGGCGGCACCCGGCAGCAGAGCGTGGATGTTAATCACGATGACTTTTCGGATGTGCCGCGCTTGGGAAGCGTGACTGTGCACCCGCGCTTCTTTCTGTACCCAAATGACATAAGCAAGGTAATCATCGGATACACAAGTACTTACGAAAAGCGACAGGGCGGCGACATGCAAGTGCTGAACGATAAACCCGATTCGCAGCACCAGTTTTTCATCACCAACGTATCGTGGCGCAACACTGTGGATGCCCGCTATGAGCGCACTACCAACGCCGAACGCGGCGATCAGCTCATCCTGAAAGGCAGCGCGAGCGACTTTCGCCGCGTTGCCCGCACCAACACCACCGGCCTCAACGCCCGCCAACTGTCGTACTACGCGGAAGGCAGCTATTTGCGCCGCAACGGCTCGCCGGGCCACCACGATGTGGTGCTGGGCGCCAACGTAACCGGCGAAAGCTTCCGCCCGCGCAACCTTGCAGACCTGCAACTGCGCCCCTACAACTACGTGACGCCGGGCATATTCGTACAGGACGACTGGAAGCTTACTGCCGCGTTTAACCTGCAAACCGGTTTGCGCATCGACCGCCACAACTGCTACGGCACGTTTGTGCTGCCGCGCCTCAGTGCACTATATAAATTTTCGGCGCGGGTTTCGTCGCGGCTGGGTGGCGGACTGGGCTACAAAGCGCCGTCTTTTTTCGTGAATGAACTCGACGAGCGTGACTTCGCTCATGTGCTGCCTTTTGCGAGTACAGTGCGGGCCGAGCAATCGGCGGGCGCCAATTGGGATCTCAATTATCAGCTTACCGACGGGGAGTTTTCGCTGACTATCAACCAGTCGTTTTTCCTGACGCGCATTCAACATCCGCTGCTGCTCAACTTCGACCCTACGACCGGCTTCATTACCTTTTTCAACGCGCCGAAGCCCTTCCTGACGCGTGGGTTTGAAACGTACGTGCGTATGCGGGAAGACGAAACAGAGCTATACCTGGGCTACGTCTTCACCGATGCTCGCAAGCGCTACGACACCACCAATCCTTACCTGAGCCTGATCGCGCGCCACAAGCTTGCCGGCGTCGGTACGTACGAGTTCAGCGAGCATTGGCGAGCCGGCCTCGAGGCCTCCTACATTGGCAAGCAGTACCTCGACGACGGCACTACCACGCCCGGCTACCCCATCATGGCTGCTATGGTACGGTACGCTACCGGTCCATTGGCCTTCGTGCTCAACACCGAAAATCTGCTCAATTACCGCATCACGCGCAAAGAAAACATCGTGCTCGGCGACCGCACCAACCCTACGTTTCGTCAACTCTGGGCGCCGCTCGAAGGCCGCGTGACGAACCTATCCGTCACGGCGAAGTTTTAA
- the msrB gene encoding peptide-methionine (R)-S-oxide reductase MsrB yields the protein MLSQTFINFMFMRSSLLILLVSGITLSTACSQKKGQTVAVEKSLASTMPSVSAKAYPKPKLVTGKPGEFPVHKTDAEWRKQLTPAQYFILREQGTERAFANKYFDNHEKGNYYCAADHNLLFSSDTKFESGTGWPSFWAPATENSLKVTADNSYGMSRDELVCAKCGGHLGHVFDDGPKPTGERYCMDSDGMIFEKTK from the coding sequence ATGCTCTCACAGACTTTCATCAATTTCATGTTCATGCGCTCATCTTTGCTGATTTTGTTGGTATCGGGCATCACGTTGAGTACCGCTTGCTCGCAAAAAAAAGGACAAACCGTAGCCGTTGAGAAATCCTTGGCCTCCACTATGCCTTCGGTCTCGGCCAAAGCCTATCCGAAGCCCAAGCTCGTTACGGGCAAGCCCGGCGAGTTTCCAGTGCACAAAACCGACGCGGAGTGGCGCAAGCAACTCACGCCGGCCCAATATTTTATCCTGCGCGAGCAGGGCACCGAGCGCGCATTTGCCAATAAGTATTTCGACAACCACGAAAAGGGCAACTACTACTGCGCCGCCGACCACAACCTGCTCTTTTCTTCCGACACGAAGTTTGAATCGGGGACGGGTTGGCCGAGCTTCTGGGCTCCGGCAACTGAAAATAGCCTGAAGGTAACTGCCGACAACAGCTATGGCATGAGCCGCGACGAATTGGTATGTGCCAAGTGTGGCGGCCACCTGGGCCATGTTTTCGACGATGGCCCCAAGCCTACAGGGGAGCGCTATTGCATGGATTCGGACGGCATGATATTCGAGAAAACGAAGTAG
- a CDS encoding response regulator encodes MRSVLLVEDDFFDTMTVEKSFAKFSIPHKLYTAFNGIEALDLLLGRNGVEPIEPLPEVILLDLNMPKMNGHEFLAELRSHAHLNQIPVFVTTTSSMDVDRLSAQNLGVAGYILKPLDFESGSDMVDSISLLEQLLK; translated from the coding sequence ATGAGATCAGTATTGCTGGTAGAAGATGATTTTTTCGATACGATGACCGTGGAGAAAAGCTTTGCCAAATTCAGCATTCCGCACAAGCTCTACACCGCTTTCAACGGCATCGAAGCCTTGGACTTGCTGCTTGGCCGCAACGGCGTGGAGCCCATCGAGCCGTTGCCCGAGGTGATTCTGCTGGACCTGAACATGCCCAAAATGAACGGGCACGAGTTTCTGGCAGAACTACGCAGCCACGCCCATCTGAATCAGATTCCGGTGTTCGTGACCACGACCTCGTCGATGGATGTAGACCGGCTGAGTGCCCAAAACCTGGGCGTGGCCGGCTACATCCTCAAGCCGCTGGACTTCGAATCGGGCTCCGACATGGTAGATAGCATCAGCCTACTGGAACAGCTATTGAAGTAG
- a CDS encoding endonuclease III domain-containing protein has product MEATVDLSDFDLRRRKALLVHERLCAEYGAPFPFFSTKDPLSELISALLSHRTKNADSHRAYQQLRAQFPTWEQVRDAPTAEVEAAISACTWPEQKAPRLQAVIREISTRCNGPCDLAFLAEMPIAEARAWLESISGVGPKTSAATLLFSTLRIPAMPVDSHHHRVAQRLALIGPKVGTEASHALLSALLPPDWDAQQVYDHHEALMFHGQKCCYFHTPACGRCVVLDQCPFGQQRLGAKTQPAQA; this is encoded by the coding sequence GTGGAAGCTACAGTTGACTTATCCGATTTTGACCTGCGCCGGCGCAAAGCCCTGCTCGTGCACGAGCGGCTTTGCGCCGAATACGGAGCGCCGTTCCCGTTTTTCAGCACCAAAGACCCGCTGAGCGAGCTGATTAGCGCGCTGCTGTCGCACCGTACCAAAAACGCCGATTCGCACCGCGCCTATCAGCAATTGCGGGCGCAGTTCCCGACGTGGGAGCAGGTGCGCGACGCCCCCACCGCCGAGGTAGAAGCTGCCATCAGCGCCTGCACGTGGCCCGAGCAAAAAGCACCTCGCCTGCAAGCGGTGATCCGCGAAATCAGCACGCGCTGCAACGGTCCGTGCGACTTGGCGTTTTTGGCCGAGATGCCCATTGCGGAGGCCCGTGCCTGGTTGGAATCTATCTCGGGCGTGGGCCCCAAGACGAGTGCGGCCACGCTGTTGTTCAGCACCTTGCGCATTCCGGCCATGCCCGTAGACAGCCACCACCATCGCGTGGCCCAGCGCTTGGCCCTGATCGGCCCGAAGGTGGGCACTGAGGCATCGCACGCCCTGCTGTCGGCGCTGCTACCGCCCGACTGGGATGCCCAGCAAGTCTACGATCACCACGAGGCACTGATGTTTCACGGGCAGAAGTGCTGCTATTTTCATACGCCCGCCTGTGGCCGCTGCGTGGTGCTGGATCAGTGCCCGTTTGGCCAACAGCGGCTGGGAGCAAAAACGCAACCTGCGCAAGCGTAG
- a CDS encoding sensor histidine kinase: MRLKLNTKILLGFSIALAVLLATSLAAYFSIQRLGYYTRLVGHTYKVLQHTSDLRMRVRDGQSSVRGYLLLNDSSYLATYSAAVSGTDANLDSLRRLTADNPVQQRRLDTLRQITEEEKVFLNQWRQKKPSADAARALLTNDQALLNRLRDVIQRMRSTEEDLLHQRNAGQDFYEKTTPIAIIISAVIAIITVLWLFRKISQEVKANDLLQAELEQVNLDTNRRIQIIEQLADKVVQGDYSVQIKDKEKDSLGNLATSLNRMTQTLDEVFGALEKRNQELDQFAYVASHDLKAPLRGVNTVVKWIEEELSHELSDQMRSYLAMMKGRLSRLEDLINGLLQYARVGRTQHQLEEVNVHQLVSEVVEMVVPLDFTVEFASTLPTLTTDRLSLQQVFTNLISNAVKYHDRGAGTITVSCRERKRAYEFTVADNGPGIAPEFHEKIFLMFQTLRDRHTAESTGIGLSIVRKIIEEERGSIHVESDGQRGAAFVFTWPKVSQASKVSA, encoded by the coding sequence ATGCGCCTTAAGCTAAATACAAAAATTCTGCTGGGCTTCAGCATTGCCTTGGCGGTGCTGCTGGCCACTTCGCTGGCCGCCTATTTCAGTATTCAGCGGCTGGGCTACTACACCCGTCTGGTGGGCCACACCTACAAGGTGCTGCAACATACCTCCGATTTGCGCATGCGCGTGCGCGACGGCCAAAGCTCGGTGCGTGGCTACCTGTTGCTCAACGACAGCTCTTATCTGGCCACCTACAGCGCCGCGGTTTCCGGTACCGATGCCAATCTGGATTCGCTGCGGCGCCTTACCGCCGACAATCCAGTGCAGCAACGTCGCTTAGACACCCTCAGGCAAATCACCGAGGAAGAAAAAGTATTCTTGAACCAGTGGCGCCAGAAGAAGCCTTCGGCTGATGCGGCACGGGCGCTCCTGACCAACGACCAGGCTCTGCTGAACCGCCTCCGCGACGTGATTCAGCGCATGCGCAGCACGGAAGAAGACCTGCTGCACCAACGCAACGCGGGCCAAGATTTTTACGAGAAAACCACGCCCATTGCCATCATCATTTCGGCCGTGATCGCGATCATCACGGTGCTGTGGCTCTTCCGCAAGATTTCGCAGGAAGTGAAGGCCAATGATCTACTTCAGGCTGAATTAGAGCAAGTTAACCTCGACACTAACCGCCGTATCCAGATCATTGAGCAATTAGCCGATAAAGTCGTGCAGGGCGATTATTCTGTTCAGATCAAGGACAAGGAGAAGGACAGCCTCGGCAACCTCGCTACCTCCCTGAACCGCATGACGCAGACGCTGGACGAAGTATTTGGCGCCCTTGAAAAACGCAATCAGGAACTGGATCAGTTTGCCTACGTAGCGTCGCACGACCTGAAAGCGCCGCTGCGGGGTGTGAATACAGTGGTGAAATGGATTGAGGAAGAGCTTTCGCACGAGCTTTCCGACCAGATGCGCAGCTATTTGGCCATGATGAAAGGGAGGCTGAGCCGGCTCGAAGACCTCATCAACGGGCTGTTGCAGTACGCGCGCGTGGGCCGCACCCAGCACCAGCTAGAGGAGGTAAACGTGCACCAGCTCGTGAGCGAGGTAGTGGAAATGGTCGTGCCGCTTGATTTCACAGTGGAGTTCGCTTCCACCCTGCCCACCCTCACCACCGACCGACTGAGCTTGCAGCAGGTGTTCACCAACCTCATCAGCAATGCCGTAAAGTACCACGACCGCGGCGCGGGCACCATCACGGTGAGCTGCCGCGAGCGCAAGCGAGCATATGAGTTTACCGTAGCCGACAACGGGCCGGGCATTGCGCCCGAATTTCACGAGAAAATCTTCCTCATGTTCCAAACCCTGCGCGACCGGCACACGGCCGAAAGCACGGGCATCGGCCTGAGCATCGTGCGCAAAATCATTGAGGAAGAACGCGGCAGCATCCACGTCGAGTCGGATGGCCAGCGCGGCGCGGCGTTTGTATTCACGTGGCCCAAAGTCTCGCAGGCTTCCAAAGTGAGCGCATAG
- a CDS encoding acylphosphatase → MVEHRTFRIHGRVQGVFFRQSTQKEAQKLGLTGYVRNEPDDTVWIEAEGPTEALDALAQWCHKGPPAARVDRVDVQLGAVQHYADFKVQR, encoded by the coding sequence ATGGTTGAGCACCGCACCTTTCGCATTCATGGCCGCGTGCAGGGCGTTTTCTTTCGCCAATCCACGCAGAAGGAAGCCCAAAAATTAGGCCTCACCGGTTACGTCCGCAACGAGCCCGATGATACCGTCTGGATAGAGGCTGAGGGCCCAACGGAAGCTTTGGACGCCTTGGCACAGTGGTGCCATAAAGGTCCGCCCGCCGCCCGAGTGGACAGGGTAGACGTGCAGTTGGGTGCCGTGCAGCATTATGCCGACTTTAAAGTGCAGCGATGA
- the typA gene encoding translational GTPase TypA yields MQNIRNIAIIAHVDHGKTTLVDKIIHASKIFDEHQHFDDLILDNNDLERERGITIVSKNMSVRYKDVKINVIDTPGHADFGGEVERVLKMADGVLLLVDAFEGAMPQTRFVLGKAIDLGLKPIVVVNKVDKENCRPDEVHEQVFDLMFNLGASEDQLDFVTLYGSSKQGWMSRDWKQKTDNLVPLLDAIVSEIPAAPTAEGTPQMQVTSLDYSAFVGRIAIGRVHRGTLKEGANMSLCKRDGSIKKVKIKELHVFEGLGRNKVSEVSSGEICAVTGIEGFDIGDTLADAENPEALPTISIDEPTMNMLFTINNSPFFGKEGKFVTSRHLRDRLYKETEKNLALRVEPTDKEDTFLVYGRGILHLSVLIETMRREGFELQVGQPQVLFKEENGQRLEPIEHLVVDVPEETSGKVIELVSARKGELTIMEPKGDLQHLEFNIPARGLIGLRNNMLTATAGEAIMNHRFQSYEPHKGPIPGRIAGSLISLETGPGTAYTIDKLQDRGQFFVDPGEDVYAGQVIGEHTRPNDLTINIQKGKKLTNMRASGSDENAKIVPKRQFSLEEAMEYIQKDEYLEVTPKSVRMRKILLDENERLRSSKSSD; encoded by the coding sequence ATGCAGAACATCCGGAACATCGCAATCATTGCGCACGTTGACCACGGCAAGACTACGCTCGTGGACAAGATTATCCACGCTTCGAAAATATTCGACGAACATCAACACTTCGACGATCTTATTCTTGACAATAACGACTTGGAGCGGGAACGAGGAATCACCATCGTTTCCAAAAACATGTCGGTGCGTTATAAAGACGTAAAAATCAACGTCATCGACACTCCTGGTCACGCCGACTTTGGCGGCGAGGTAGAGCGCGTGTTGAAGATGGCCGACGGCGTATTGCTACTCGTCGACGCCTTCGAAGGCGCCATGCCCCAGACGCGTTTCGTGCTGGGCAAAGCCATCGACTTAGGTCTGAAGCCTATCGTGGTCGTAAACAAAGTAGACAAGGAAAACTGCCGTCCTGATGAGGTGCACGAGCAGGTTTTCGACCTGATGTTCAACCTCGGTGCTTCAGAAGATCAGCTTGACTTCGTGACGCTGTACGGCTCGTCGAAGCAGGGCTGGATGTCGCGCGACTGGAAACAGAAGACCGACAACCTGGTCCCTTTGCTTGACGCCATCGTGTCGGAAATTCCGGCGGCTCCTACCGCAGAAGGCACCCCGCAGATGCAGGTTACTTCGCTCGACTACTCGGCTTTCGTGGGTCGTATCGCGATTGGTCGCGTGCACCGCGGTACGCTGAAAGAAGGTGCTAACATGAGCCTGTGCAAGCGCGACGGCAGCATCAAGAAAGTTAAGATCAAAGAGCTTCACGTTTTTGAAGGTCTCGGCCGGAACAAGGTTTCGGAAGTTAGCTCGGGCGAAATCTGCGCGGTAACGGGTATTGAAGGCTTCGATATCGGCGACACCCTTGCCGATGCCGAGAATCCAGAAGCATTGCCGACCATCAGCATTGATGAGCCGACGATGAACATGCTTTTCACGATCAACAACTCGCCTTTCTTTGGTAAAGAAGGCAAGTTTGTAACCTCGCGCCATTTGCGCGACCGCTTGTACAAAGAGACCGAGAAAAACCTCGCCCTGCGCGTTGAGCCCACCGACAAAGAAGACACCTTCCTGGTATACGGCCGCGGTATTCTTCACTTGTCGGTTCTCATCGAAACGATGCGCCGCGAAGGCTTCGAGCTGCAAGTAGGTCAGCCGCAGGTGCTGTTCAAAGAAGAAAATGGCCAGCGTCTCGAGCCGATCGAGCACTTGGTAGTAGACGTGCCGGAAGAAACTTCGGGTAAAGTAATCGAGCTGGTGTCGGCGCGTAAAGGCGAACTGACCATCATGGAGCCGAAAGGCGACTTGCAGCACTTGGAATTCAACATTCCGGCTCGTGGCTTGATTGGCTTGCGTAACAACATGCTGACGGCTACCGCAGGTGAGGCCATCATGAACCACCGCTTCCAGAGCTACGAGCCGCACAAAGGTCCGATTCCGGGCCGTATCGCAGGTTCGCTGATCTCGCTGGAAACCGGTCCTGGAACGGCTTACACCATCGACAAACTACAGGACCGCGGCCAGTTCTTCGTTGATCCGGGTGAGGATGTGTATGCTGGTCAGGTAATCGGCGAGCACACCCGCCCCAACGACTTGACTATCAATATCCAGAAAGGCAAGAAGCTCACGAACATGCGTGCTTCCGGCTCAGATGAAAACGCGAAGATTGTGCCCAAGCGCCAGTTCTCGCTGGAAGAAGCCATGGAATACATCCAGAAGGATGAGTACCTGGAAGTAACGCCAAAATCGGTGCGGATGCGTAAAATTTTGCTGGACGAAAATGAGCGGTTGCGCTCGTCGAAGAGCAGCGATTAA